From Cecembia calidifontis, one genomic window encodes:
- a CDS encoding glycoside hydrolase family 3 N-terminal domain-containing protein — protein sequence MRIKLWAILLAAVVIFQADAVLGWEKANEDRKREDRDPLSVKDQRGQQDWVDSIFSASSFEERLGQLFMVAAYSNKDVRHRDEIARLIQEQHLGGLIFFQGGPVRQANLTNYYQSISKIPLFIAMDAEWGVNMRLDSVITFPRAMTLGALHREDLIYDMGKEIARQFKELGMHINFAPVVDVNSNPNNPVIGFRAFGEEKRLVAKKSLAYMKGLQDHGVIANAKHFPGHGDTETDSHYALPVIKHSENRIKDIDLYPYRELIDQDLMSVMVAHLHIPSMDSERNKASTLSKYIVSDLLKTQMNFNGLVFTDALNMKGVANYYKPGEVDLMALLAGNDILLYSQDVPRAKAMIMQAIEEGKISRQEVDERIRKVLKAKYWAGLHKKKKIETARLVDRLNSPEARLLVENLYAEAITVTSNKNNVLPLKHLDLKSFASLTIGGEGKLFQEKLSKYAKFDHFEIPKNADAVSQANLEKKLAGHNTIVVGIMGVTNNPSRGFGINGTDINFIRKLSQSKTVITVLFGNAYGAKNMTDFPNHIMAFENNEFTQSLVPEIIFGARDAYGMLPVSVSEDLRIGTGGYLEGLGRLAYSIPESQGLDSRKLSEIDKIMEISISKRAFPGGVVLIAKDGKVVFEKAYGHLDYNKTKPVSTQTVYDLASITKVMATTQAVMFLVSRKLIDVDKPIGHYLPELRRTNKGDLILKDILAHEAGLVAFIPHYAKTVEAGSWKKEYYRDRPEPGFTLPVSNDMYGLNSLKDSLWTWTVKSELRKLEPGRRKHGYVYSDLTMYLLQELVEKVTNQPLDEFVSQNFYEPLGLHTLTFNPALKMPLDRIAPTEDDITFRKRTVHGYVHDQGAAMYGGVAGHAGLFGTANDLAVMMQLMLNGGKYADVEILDHDTIKDFTKRQSHQSRRGWGWDKPEPERGKGGSAGALAPKSTFGHTGFTGTCVWADPENNLIYVFLSNRVHPDANNNTLLKDGVRTQIHDIIYQAMRKG from the coding sequence ATGCGGATCAAACTTTGGGCGATTTTGTTGGCAGCTGTGGTCATTTTTCAGGCTGATGCTGTATTGGGTTGGGAAAAGGCCAATGAAGACAGGAAGCGTGAAGACCGGGATCCTTTATCTGTCAAAGACCAACGCGGACAGCAGGACTGGGTGGACAGTATTTTTAGCGCCAGTAGCTTTGAAGAGAGGCTGGGGCAGCTATTTATGGTGGCGGCTTATTCCAACAAAGATGTCAGGCACAGGGATGAAATTGCCCGTTTGATACAGGAACAACACCTGGGCGGATTGATTTTTTTTCAGGGAGGTCCGGTCAGGCAGGCAAATTTGACCAATTATTACCAGTCGATTTCCAAAATACCCCTTTTCATTGCCATGGACGCAGAGTGGGGAGTGAATATGCGCTTGGATTCTGTGATTACCTTTCCAAGGGCGATGACTTTGGGGGCGCTTCATAGAGAAGACCTGATATATGATATGGGCAAAGAAATAGCTAGGCAGTTTAAAGAGCTGGGCATGCATATCAACTTTGCTCCAGTGGTGGATGTCAATTCCAATCCCAATAATCCGGTAATCGGTTTTAGGGCATTCGGTGAAGAAAAAAGATTGGTGGCAAAGAAATCACTTGCCTACATGAAAGGCCTTCAGGATCATGGTGTCATTGCCAATGCCAAGCATTTTCCTGGACATGGAGATACCGAAACTGACTCGCATTATGCCCTTCCTGTCATCAAGCATTCAGAAAACAGGATCAAGGATATAGACCTGTATCCTTATAGGGAACTGATTGATCAGGACCTGATGAGTGTGATGGTGGCCCACCTGCATATTCCGAGTATGGATTCCGAGCGAAACAAAGCCAGCACGCTTTCCAAATACATCGTTTCCGATCTGCTCAAAACCCAAATGAACTTCAATGGCCTGGTGTTTACCGATGCCTTGAATATGAAAGGGGTCGCCAATTATTACAAACCAGGGGAAGTGGACCTGATGGCCCTGTTAGCGGGAAATGATATACTGTTATATTCCCAGGATGTGCCAAGGGCCAAGGCCATGATCATGCAGGCAATCGAGGAAGGGAAAATCAGCAGACAAGAAGTGGATGAGCGCATCAGGAAAGTACTAAAGGCAAAATATTGGGCAGGCTTGCATAAAAAGAAAAAAATAGAAACCGCCCGCTTGGTGGATAGGCTTAACAGTCCCGAAGCCAGGTTGTTGGTAGAAAACCTTTATGCAGAGGCTATTACGGTCACTTCCAATAAGAACAATGTCCTGCCTCTCAAGCACCTGGATTTAAAAAGCTTTGCCTCCCTGACCATTGGAGGAGAAGGGAAGCTTTTCCAGGAAAAATTGTCCAAGTACGCCAAGTTTGATCATTTTGAAATCCCAAAGAATGCAGATGCAGTCTCCCAGGCCAATTTGGAAAAGAAATTGGCAGGCCACAATACCATAGTGGTTGGAATCATGGGGGTAACCAACAACCCATCCAGGGGATTTGGTATCAATGGCACTGACATTAATTTTATAAGGAAATTGAGCCAGAGTAAAACTGTCATCACTGTACTGTTTGGTAATGCTTACGGGGCCAAGAATATGACAGATTTCCCAAATCATATCATGGCCTTTGAAAACAATGAATTCACCCAAAGCCTGGTGCCTGAAATCATTTTTGGGGCAAGGGATGCTTACGGAATGCTGCCGGTATCAGTCAGTGAGGACCTGAGAATAGGCACAGGAGGCTATTTGGAAGGCCTGGGAAGATTGGCCTATTCGATTCCTGAAAGCCAGGGTTTAGATAGCAGGAAATTGTCTGAAATTGACAAGATCATGGAGATAAGCATTTCCAAAAGGGCTTTTCCGGGGGGGGTGGTTTTGATTGCCAAGGATGGTAAGGTTGTTTTTGAGAAAGCTTATGGGCATCTGGATTACAATAAGACCAAGCCTGTAAGCACCCAAACCGTTTACGACCTGGCATCCATCACCAAAGTAATGGCCACCACACAAGCCGTCATGTTTTTGGTAAGCAGGAAATTGATTGATGTGGATAAACCTATCGGTCACTATCTGCCCGAGTTAAGGAGAACCAACAAAGGAGATCTTATTTTGAAAGATATTCTGGCCCATGAGGCGGGGCTCGTGGCTTTTATTCCACATTATGCCAAAACAGTGGAGGCAGGAAGTTGGAAAAAGGAGTATTATCGTGATAGACCTGAACCTGGATTTACACTGCCTGTTTCCAATGACATGTATGGGCTCAATTCCCTGAAGGATAGCCTTTGGACCTGGACAGTAAAATCAGAACTCCGGAAATTGGAGCCCGGAAGAAGAAAACATGGCTATGTTTATTCTGACCTCACCATGTATCTTTTGCAGGAGCTGGTTGAAAAGGTCACCAATCAGCCATTGGATGAGTTTGTTAGCCAAAACTTTTACGAGCCCTTGGGGCTGCATACCCTGACTTTCAATCCTGCTTTGAAAATGCCATTGGATAGGATCGCACCCACGGAAGACGATATTACTTTCCGCAAAAGGACAGTTCATGGATATGTTCACGACCAAGGGGCGGCAATGTATGGAGGCGTGGCAGGGCATGCCGGGCTGTTTGGCACTGCCAATGATTTGGCGGTGATGATGCAACTGATGCTCAATGGAGGAAAATATGCTGATGTGGAAATTCTTGATCATGATACCATAAAGGATTTTACCAAAAGGCAGTCTCATCAAAGCCGCAGGGGCTGGGGCTGGGATAAGCCAGAACCAGAACGTGGAAAAGGAGGTAGCGCCGGGGCATTGGCGCCTAAAAGCACTTTTGGGCATACCGGGTTTACAGGAACCTGTGTCTGGGCAGATCCTGAAAATAACCTGATTTACGTGTTCTTATCCAATAGGGTCCATCCCGATGCCAATAACAATACCCTCTTGAAAGATGGTGTCAGGACTCAGATTCATGATATCATTTATCAGGCAATGAGGAAAGGCTGA
- a CDS encoding sterol desaturase family protein, translated as MTTTTLKKIGRLDRPDNNGSAKMFENPVLERLSRTHISVPIILFFTISGISLYYAITATSIGLLVGIPVMLIGILAFTFVEYMMHKHFFHMEPDTPLKDKLQYTVHGVHHDYPKDKDRLAMPPFVSAAYALIFYGVFTLVMGDYALYFLPGFLIGYAAYLGVHYAVHAYQPPKNFLKILWVNHAVHHYKDPDAAFGVSSPLWDYLLGTMPNKEK; from the coding sequence ATGACAACGACCACTTTGAAAAAAATTGGTAGATTGGATAGGCCGGATAATAATGGTTCTGCGAAAATGTTTGAAAATCCAGTTTTGGAAAGATTGTCCAGGACCCATATCAGCGTGCCTATAATTTTGTTTTTTACCATTTCAGGGATTTCCTTATACTATGCCATCACTGCTACCTCTATTGGATTGCTTGTAGGTATTCCGGTGATGTTGATAGGGATACTGGCATTTACTTTTGTGGAATATATGATGCATAAGCATTTTTTCCACATGGAGCCTGATACGCCTCTAAAAGACAAATTACAATATACAGTACATGGTGTTCACCATGATTATCCAAAAGACAAAGACAGGCTGGCCATGCCCCCATTTGTCAGTGCTGCTTATGCCTTGATATTCTATGGTGTATTTACGCTGGTGATGGGTGATTATGCCCTTTATTTCCTGCCGGGCTTTCTTATTGGATATGCTGCTTACTTGGGAGTACATTATGCAGTGCATGCTTATCAACCCCCTAAAAATTTCTTAAAAATTTTGTGGGTTAACCATGCGGTACACCATTACAAAGACCCTGATGCGGCATTTGGTGTTAGCTCACCTTTGTGGGATTACTTACTGGGAACCATGCCCAATAAAGAAAAGTAA
- a CDS encoding NAD(P)-binding domain-containing protein, translated as MPRVSIIGLGWLGKPLAEFLLKKGFEVKGSTTSAEKAERLKKEGIPAFQFRLQPYPQGLAYHSLFESDIIFINIPPRSRSMPETYHPEQIKFLKEMIAQAGVKKVIYVSSTSVYPDLCQIAKEEDFLDEENTGNKALLTAEKLLAKDKVFDLTIIRYGGLLGVDRIPGRYFSGKENVDGNAPVNYIHQEDAVSLASWIIEKDLWNETFNGVAPFHPSRREVFEKNAVDMGFPPPKSYSSEDGLWKEIAADKILATGFRFKFSDPLDFSYRLQ; from the coding sequence ATGCCAAGAGTTAGCATTATCGGCTTGGGTTGGCTGGGTAAACCCTTAGCTGAATTTCTATTGAAAAAGGGTTTTGAAGTCAAAGGAAGTACCACTTCTGCTGAAAAAGCCGAGAGATTGAAAAAGGAAGGTATCCCGGCATTTCAGTTTCGATTGCAGCCATATCCTCAGGGCTTGGCTTATCATTCCTTGTTTGAATCGGATATTATTTTTATCAATATTCCTCCCAGATCGAGGAGCATGCCTGAAACATATCATCCCGAACAGATAAAATTCTTAAAGGAAATGATAGCACAGGCAGGGGTGAAAAAAGTCATTTATGTGTCCTCCACGTCTGTTTATCCCGATCTTTGCCAGATAGCCAAAGAGGAAGATTTCTTGGATGAGGAGAATACAGGTAATAAGGCTTTATTGACTGCGGAAAAGCTTCTGGCAAAGGACAAGGTCTTCGACTTGACCATCATCAGGTATGGGGGGTTATTGGGAGTGGACAGGATTCCGGGCCGGTATTTTTCAGGCAAGGAAAATGTGGATGGCAATGCCCCTGTGAATTATATCCATCAGGAAGATGCAGTAAGTCTTGCCTCTTGGATCATTGAAAAGGATTTATGGAATGAAACTTTCAATGGTGTCGCCCCTTTCCATCCAAGCAGAAGAGAAGTATTCGAAAAAAATGCAGTGGACATGGGTTTTCCCCCACCCAAAAGCTATTCTTCCGAGGATGGTCTGTGGAAAGAAATCGCCGCTGATAAAATCCTTGCTACCGGATTTAGGTTCAAATTTTCCGATCCCCTTGATTTTTCCTATCGCCTTCAATAA
- the bshA gene encoding N-acetyl-alpha-D-glucosaminyl L-malate synthase BshA: protein MKIGIVCYPTFGGSGVVATELGKALAKKGHQVHFITYRQPTRLDFFSENLYYHEVDIKSYPLFEFAPYELALASKMVNVVKYEGLDLLHVHYAIPHASAAYMAKQILKEDGIYIPVVTTLHGTDITLVGKDPSYEPVVTFSINQSDGVTAVSEDLKKDTFEHFDIKNHIEVIPNFIDLERFKKQKKEHFKLAICPHGEKLLVHTSNFRKVKRVEDVIKVFYELRKQIPAKLLLVGDGPERDKMERLCRDLGTCDDIRFLGKLEAVEEVLSVADLFMMPSEKESFGLAALEAMACEVPVLSSNAGGIPELNLDGVTGYVCNIGDVTTMTQKALEILDEHNLPRFKANALARAKEFDVTNILPKYEEFYRDTVQKAQQKLMGV from the coding sequence ATGAAAATAGGCATAGTCTGCTATCCAACCTTCGGAGGAAGTGGTGTAGTAGCGACAGAGCTGGGTAAAGCACTGGCAAAAAAAGGGCATCAGGTTCATTTTATTACATACAGGCAACCTACCCGTTTGGATTTTTTCAGTGAAAACCTCTACTATCATGAAGTGGATATCAAGAGCTATCCCCTTTTTGAATTTGCACCCTATGAGTTGGCTTTGGCCAGTAAGATGGTGAATGTGGTGAAATATGAAGGGCTTGATCTCTTACATGTACATTATGCCATCCCTCATGCTTCTGCGGCTTACATGGCCAAGCAGATTTTGAAAGAAGATGGGATCTATATTCCGGTAGTGACAACCTTGCACGGTACGGATATAACCCTGGTAGGGAAAGACCCAAGCTATGAACCTGTTGTGACTTTCAGTATCAATCAGTCTGATGGGGTAACGGCTGTATCGGAAGATCTCAAGAAAGATACCTTTGAGCATTTCGACATCAAAAACCATATTGAAGTCATTCCTAATTTCATTGATCTGGAGAGGTTCAAAAAACAGAAAAAAGAACACTTCAAATTGGCCATTTGTCCTCACGGAGAAAAATTATTGGTACACACTTCCAACTTTAGGAAAGTCAAGCGCGTTGAAGACGTTATCAAAGTATTTTATGAATTGAGAAAACAAATTCCTGCTAAATTGCTTTTAGTAGGTGACGGTCCGGAGAGAGACAAGATGGAGCGCTTGTGCAGGGATCTTGGTACCTGTGATGATATCCGGTTTTTGGGTAAGCTTGAGGCGGTGGAAGAAGTCTTGTCCGTGGCGGATTTGTTTATGATGCCTTCAGAGAAGGAAAGTTTTGGTCTCGCAGCCCTGGAAGCCATGGCCTGTGAAGTTCCGGTACTTTCTTCCAATGCAGGAGGGATTCCTGAATTGAATCTGGACGGGGTCACTGGATACGTTTGCAATATCGGAGATGTTACCACCATGACCCAAAAAGCACTTGAAATACTGGATGAGCATAACCTTCCCAGGTTCAAGGCCAATGCATTGGCCAGGGCCAAGGAATTTGATGTTACCAATATTTTGCCCAAATACGAAGAGTTTTACAGGGATACTGTACAAAAAGCCCAGCAAAAATTAATGGGTGTATGA
- a CDS encoding SDR family NAD(P)-dependent oxidoreductase has protein sequence MEKKIALVTGATSGIGWATSVALAQLGYHIIATGRRQKRLQDLQKEISKEGVDVLTLNFDVRDQVAVKDAFSTLPDSWRKIDVLINNAGNAHGLDPIQTGSLEDWDAMIDINVKGLLYVSNEVIPGMVARNSGTIVNIGSIAGKEVYPMGNVYCASKHAVDALTKGMRMDLNPYGIRVIGVHPGLVETEFSLVRFKGDEERSKSVYKGFQPLTAEDIAETIAFAVSRPAHVVLADIVMLPTAQASATLVKKNL, from the coding sequence ATGGAAAAGAAAATTGCGCTTGTGACAGGTGCCACTTCAGGTATAGGTTGGGCGACATCAGTGGCTCTTGCCCAATTGGGTTATCATATCATTGCTACCGGAAGAAGACAGAAAAGGCTTCAGGACCTGCAGAAGGAAATTTCAAAAGAGGGGGTGGATGTTCTGACTTTGAATTTTGATGTTAGGGATCAAGTAGCAGTAAAAGATGCCTTCAGCACATTACCGGACAGCTGGAGAAAGATTGATGTATTGATCAACAATGCAGGGAATGCCCATGGCCTGGACCCTATCCAAACAGGTAGTTTGGAGGATTGGGACGCCATGATTGATATCAATGTCAAAGGCCTGTTATACGTTTCGAATGAAGTCATTCCAGGTATGGTTGCAAGAAATTCGGGTACCATTGTCAATATCGGATCTATTGCGGGCAAAGAAGTTTATCCAATGGGGAATGTCTATTGTGCTTCCAAGCATGCCGTAGATGCCTTGACCAAAGGTATGCGGATGGACCTTAACCCTTATGGAATCAGGGTCATTGGCGTACATCCCGGTCTAGTGGAAACAGAATTCTCATTGGTCCGATTTAAAGGGGATGAGGAACGATCCAAATCTGTTTACAAGGGATTTCAGCCCCTAACCGCAGAGGATATTGCAGAAACAATTGCCTTTGCGGTGAGCAGACCTGCCCATGTAGTATTAGCGGATATTGTGATGTTGCCTACTGCCCAAGCTTCGGCCACCTTAGTGAAAAAAAACCTCTAA